From Thamnophis elegans isolate rThaEle1 chromosome 12, rThaEle1.pri, whole genome shotgun sequence, one genomic window encodes:
- the CMC4 gene encoding cx9C motif-containing protein 4, whose amino-acid sequence MAAKDPCKKHACEIQKCLQANHYLESKCEAVFQEMRRCCARYPKGVSLSCSGFQGEGKEKQVPDSNQSPLTKP is encoded by the exons ATGGCCGCAAAAGACCCCTGTAAGAAACACGCCTGTGAAATCCAGAAATGTTTGCAAG CAAATCACTACTTGGAATCGAAATGTGAAGCGGTTTTCCAGGAGATGAGACGGTGTTGTGCCCGGTATCCTAAGGGCGTATCCCTCTCTTGTTCAGGCTTTCAAGGGGAGGGAAAAGAGAAGCAGGTACCAGATTCCAATCAATCCCCACTTACAAAGCCCTGA
- the MTCP1 gene encoding protein p13 MTCP-1, translated as MAEGEEGGDDAQVPPVRLWVRRMGVYCDENQATWLVAPEEEGGTLKARIRRIPVPLGEAVRPSRLPASQLPHMWQLSEGPQYRDSNSRIWGIEHHLTVMGVEELLLQLLTSN; from the exons ATGGCAGAAGGTGAGGAAGGTGGCGACGATGCCCAAGTCCCACCCGTCCGCCTCTGGGTACGGCGGATGGGCGTCTACTGCGATGAGAACCAAGCAACATGGCTGGTGGCCCCAGAAGAG GAAGGAGGGACGCTAAAAGCCCGGATCAGAAGAATCCCTGTGCCCCTGGGCGAAGCCGTTCGCCCCAGCCGCCTTCCTGCTTCTCAGCTGCCCCACATGTGGCAGctctcggaggggccgcagtacCGAGACAGTAACTCTCGCATCTGGGGCATCGAACACCACTTAACG GTCATGGGAGTGGAAGAGCTGCTGTTGCAACTCCTGACCAGCAATTAA